The following are encoded in a window of Chryseobacterium sp. genomic DNA:
- a CDS encoding Maf family protein gives MKKKILLASGSARRKELMTQLGYEFEVVTADCDELYPEDLPADQVAPFLSELKAKSFAAVGADEILITADTVVVLDRQVLGKPRSREEALVMLQSLSGKMHQVYTAITVRSGKTSITEVDVANVFFDTITEEEATMYVDRYQPMDKAGSYGIQEWVGMAKISRIEGSFYTIMGLPTHLLHKTLQKLM, from the coding sequence ATGAAGAAAAAGATATTGCTGGCATCCGGTTCAGCCAGAAGGAAGGAACTGATGACACAGCTGGGTTATGAATTCGAGGTGGTAACTGCGGACTGCGACGAATTATATCCTGAAGATTTACCAGCTGATCAGGTAGCGCCCTTCCTCTCGGAACTTAAAGCAAAAAGTTTTGCCGCCGTTGGTGCAGACGAGATACTGATCACTGCCGATACCGTGGTGGTACTGGACAGACAGGTGCTGGGCAAACCGCGAAGCAGGGAAGAGGCCCTCGTGATGTTGCAAAGCCTTTCGGGAAAAATGCATCAGGTTTATACGGCCATCACCGTACGCAGCGGAAAAACATCGATTACTGAGGTTGATGTGGCAAATGTATTTTTTGATACAATTACCGAAGAGGAAGCTACCATGTATGTAGACCGCTATCAACCGATGGATAAAGCCGGCAGCTACGGAATCCAGGAATGGGTGGGAATGGCGAAGATTTCAAGGATTGAAGGCAGTTTTTACACCATTATGGGACTGCCCACCCACCTTCTTCACAAGACACTTCAGAAATTAATGTAA
- a CDS encoding tetratricopeptide repeat protein, which translates to MRKTVSYIFLASVLLACAAKKPEKRSRFLSGFRTEYNTLFNAKDALNTEFTERSNAHKDNFYAPYINILTYEEQPVGSDIGQSAAFAESSAGRKPGSALPANAAGEAKGATILEIAEAKALKTIDKYSVIRDGQEKNDKIFDAYITLAQARIYMGKNLQALDALSTLMVKMREDKRLPLAKIYQGLAYAKMDDHFKAHEIFAGLKNSDLKKDYRKLLSIYYAESLLEAGKKEAAVAELSSAFEVNSNRKLKSRIAYLRGQVLAELGKSALARESFESAYKYANDFEFEVKSQVEIAKTYNSKDDYSGARKYLEGISKKGTYASRKNEFYYALGLMAANAGKKAEAQDYFRKSLAEKVSDPQIRGLSYYEIGRGYLNDNEYIAAGAYYDSAVSVMTYEPTRVLLQEQTNNIKKLARNYYLVRKNDSMLALAAMNDADRITYFSKYIDDLKAKEDAMERERVRAERTKGFDTGDYSSNSVFASGNGSFENFGAAGKGFYFANTGAVSRGSSEFKNIWGTRSLADNWRYSAKMSSLEDEKNEALGLTSVADPRRFETSFYIEKIPRDQASLTKLKFARDTASLGMGIMYDDYFSNTPLATKTLYDLVDKKPEEKIMLQALYEIFSMNYEDNPAASERAKQILLTDYPYTSYAEFARNPRNSNFLKSNPEAENAYQTSFALYQGEQFDASRQLVEESLARFPKDALVPKFSLLNAMIAGKTSGKEVMILQLEQIALNYENSAEGEKAREMLKWLKSDLKMQMTDEKGNVLKAGNNVPATPKAAVPTQEEVQKNHLLEQKQLQMEMGNEVMSTEAQQKKQNVPVRK; encoded by the coding sequence ATGAGAAAGACTGTTTCCTATATTTTTCTGGCCTCGGTGCTCCTGGCCTGCGCTGCCAAGAAACCCGAAAAGCGTTCACGCTTCCTTTCAGGTTTCAGGACAGAATACAATACACTGTTTAATGCAAAGGACGCACTGAATACAGAGTTTACCGAGCGCAGCAACGCCCATAAGGACAACTTCTATGCACCTTATATCAATATCCTCACTTATGAGGAACAGCCTGTAGGCAGCGACATCGGACAGTCTGCTGCATTTGCGGAGTCCAGTGCAGGACGCAAACCGGGATCCGCGCTGCCCGCCAACGCTGCCGGGGAAGCTAAGGGGGCAACCATACTTGAAATAGCTGAAGCTAAGGCACTTAAAACCATAGATAAATATTCGGTAATACGGGACGGTCAGGAGAAAAATGATAAAATATTTGATGCCTACATCACACTTGCTCAGGCACGGATCTATATGGGTAAAAATCTTCAGGCGCTGGACGCGCTCAGCACCCTGATGGTCAAGATGAGGGAAGATAAACGTTTACCCCTGGCTAAAATCTATCAGGGGCTTGCCTATGCAAAGATGGATGATCATTTTAAAGCGCACGAGATTTTTGCCGGCCTGAAGAATTCTGATTTAAAGAAGGATTACCGGAAACTCTTAAGCATTTATTATGCAGAATCACTTTTGGAAGCCGGAAAAAAAGAGGCTGCCGTGGCAGAACTGTCAAGCGCATTTGAAGTGAACAGCAACCGCAAACTGAAAAGCCGGATTGCCTATCTGCGTGGGCAGGTCCTGGCCGAACTGGGCAAATCGGCTCTGGCCCGGGAAAGCTTTGAGTCTGCCTACAAATATGCCAATGACTTTGAATTTGAAGTAAAATCCCAGGTAGAAATCGCCAAGACCTATAACAGTAAGGATGATTACAGCGGTGCCCGAAAATATCTGGAAGGAATAAGTAAGAAAGGTACCTACGCTTCCCGAAAGAACGAGTTTTACTATGCCTTGGGACTCATGGCTGCCAATGCCGGTAAGAAGGCTGAGGCACAGGATTATTTCCGTAAGTCACTGGCTGAGAAGGTTTCCGATCCGCAGATTCGGGGCCTCAGTTATTACGAAATAGGTCGCGGATACCTGAATGACAACGAATATATTGCAGCAGGAGCGTATTATGATTCGGCGGTTAGCGTTATGACCTATGAACCCACCAGGGTCTTGCTTCAGGAGCAGACCAACAACATCAAAAAACTTGCACGAAACTATTATCTGGTGCGTAAGAACGACAGTATGCTTGCACTTGCAGCAATGAACGATGCAGACCGCATCACCTATTTCAGCAAATATATTGATGACCTGAAGGCGAAAGAAGATGCTATGGAACGTGAAAGGGTTCGTGCGGAAAGGACAAAGGGTTTTGATACCGGCGATTATTCTTCAAATTCGGTATTTGCCTCCGGAAACGGTTCATTTGAGAATTTTGGCGCGGCAGGAAAGGGGTTTTACTTCGCAAATACCGGTGCTGTTTCCAGAGGATCTTCTGAATTTAAAAATATATGGGGTACCCGCAGTCTGGCCGATAACTGGCGTTATTCTGCTAAAATGTCGTCACTGGAAGATGAAAAAAATGAAGCACTGGGCCTTACATCAGTGGCAGATCCCCGCCGTTTTGAAACGTCTTTCTACATTGAAAAGATCCCAAGGGACCAGGCTTCACTTACAAAGCTGAAATTTGCCCGTGACACGGCTTCTCTGGGAATGGGAATCATGTACGACGACTATTTTTCCAATACCCCCTTGGCTACGAAAACACTGTATGATCTTGTTGATAAAAAGCCGGAAGAAAAGATAATGCTGCAGGCACTTTACGAGATATTCTCAATGAATTATGAGGATAATCCTGCTGCTTCCGAAAGGGCGAAGCAGATCCTGCTCACCGATTATCCATACACTTCGTACGCAGAATTTGCGCGAAATCCACGGAACAGCAATTTCCTGAAATCCAATCCGGAGGCCGAAAATGCCTACCAGACGTCCTTTGCGCTTTATCAGGGTGAACAGTTTGATGCCAGCCGGCAACTGGTGGAGGAGTCACTGGCCCGGTTTCCAAAGGATGCACTTGTACCTAAGTTTTCGCTGCTGAATGCAATGATTGCAGGAAAAACAAGCGGTAAAGAGGTCATGATCCTTCAACTGGAACAGATTGCCCTCAACTATGAGAATTCAGCGGAAGGGGAGAAAGCAAGGGAAATGCTGAAATGGCTGAAAAGCGACCTGAAGATGCAGATGACAGACGAAAAAGGTAACGTTCTAAAAGCCGGAAACAATGTACCGGCAACACCCAAAGCCGCGGTTCCCACTCAGGAGGAAGTACAGAAAAACCATCTGTTGGAACAGAAACAGCTGCAAATGGAAATGGGAAATGAGGTTATGAGTACTGAGGCACAGCAAAAGAAACAAAATGTACCGGTCAGAAAATAA
- the tsaB gene encoding tRNA (adenosine(37)-N6)-threonylcarbamoyltransferase complex dimerization subunit type 1 TsaB yields the protein MKILHLETSSKNCSVAVSDGKELLCLCEERSDNYKQSESLHTFVEWALEGANITLRDLDAVSLGMGPGSYTGLRIGASAAKGFCFGLQIPLIAVNSLETMIKPFLGTDYDLIIPMVDARRMEVYTAIYDGQSGKEEQPTSALVLDEFTLNNLSDKKILIVGDGAAKAKDILNLPNAEFNDSVYPSAQYLTDESVRKFNAGEFEDVAYFEPLYLKDFQGVKRKGVN from the coding sequence ATGAAAATCCTCCACCTGGAAACCTCGTCCAAAAACTGTTCTGTAGCCGTCTCGGACGGTAAGGAGCTGCTTTGCCTTTGCGAAGAACGGTCGGACAACTACAAACAGTCAGAAAGTCTGCACACTTTTGTGGAATGGGCATTGGAAGGTGCAAATATTACACTTAGGGATCTGGACGCTGTTTCCCTGGGTATGGGACCGGGTTCATACACTGGCCTCAGGATAGGTGCCTCTGCTGCGAAAGGTTTCTGTTTCGGCCTGCAGATTCCGCTTATTGCCGTAAATTCCCTGGAAACGATGATTAAGCCCTTTTTAGGCACTGATTATGATCTGATCATTCCAATGGTCGATGCAAGGCGTATGGAGGTTTATACAGCCATCTATGACGGTCAGAGCGGGAAAGAGGAGCAACCCACCTCCGCACTTGTGCTCGATGAGTTTACTTTGAATAACCTGTCTGATAAAAAAATCCTTATTGTAGGCGATGGTGCTGCCAAGGCCAAAGATATATTAAATCTTCCTAATGCCGAGTTCAATGATTCCGTTTACCCTTCAGCCCAATACCTGACAGATGAATCGGTAAGGAAGTTTAATGCCGGCGAATTTGAAGATGTGGCCTACTTTGAACCCTTATATCTTAAGGATTTCCAGGGTGTGAAAAGGAAAGGTGTAAATTAG
- a CDS encoding SDR family NAD(P)-dependent oxidoreductase, with protein MKTAFITGATSGIGKATATLLAKNNFRLILCGRRTEALQTVKSELSHYTDVHTLCFDQRNRTEVESAVKNLPDLWKNIDILINNAGNAHGLDTLAEGNADDWDAMLDGNVKGLLYVSQQIIPAMQQQKSGHIVNISSVAARQTYANGVVYCASKKAVDVISDGMRLELTGFGIKVTNIQPGLVETDFSKVRFKGDEERAAAVYQGYKALEPGDIADAILYCISTPAHVAVSDLTIYPSAQSEPRTVFKNL; from the coding sequence ATGAAAACAGCATTTATTACCGGTGCAACTTCCGGAATTGGCAAAGCTACTGCTACCCTACTTGCAAAAAACAATTTTCGACTGATATTGTGCGGCCGCCGGACGGAGGCGCTTCAAACTGTTAAATCAGAACTTTCACATTATACGGATGTTCATACTCTTTGCTTCGATCAGCGTAACAGAACTGAAGTTGAAAGTGCAGTGAAAAATTTGCCGGATCTCTGGAAAAATATTGATATTCTGATCAATAACGCAGGCAACGCACATGGACTTGACACGCTTGCTGAAGGAAATGCGGACGATTGGGATGCGATGCTGGACGGAAATGTAAAAGGGCTGCTCTATGTATCCCAACAGATTATCCCAGCCATGCAGCAGCAGAAATCCGGACATATCGTAAATATTTCCTCTGTTGCTGCCCGGCAGACCTATGCAAACGGGGTGGTATATTGTGCCTCAAAAAAAGCGGTTGACGTAATTTCAGACGGCATGCGTCTGGAACTCACCGGATTCGGTATAAAAGTGACCAATATCCAGCCGGGTCTGGTAGAAACTGATTTCTCAAAAGTGCGCTTCAAAGGTGATGAGGAAAGGGCCGCTGCTGTTTACCAGGGTTACAAAGCACTTGAACCCGGAGATATTGCAGATGCAATCCTGTACTGCATCAGCACTCCTGCGCACGTGGCTGTCTCCGACCTGACTATCTATCCCAGCGCCCAAAGTGAGCCGCGTACCGTTTTTAAGAATCTGTAA
- a CDS encoding YraN family protein codes for MADHNDFGKLAEELAKSYLQDKGYQIKDSNFRYQKAEIDIIAYYNGQIIMVEVKARANDVFLEPHEAVNRKKIRLIVTAADEYMKKNNLDEEVRFDIISVLPDPSGKLQITHIESAFEAMDAN; via the coding sequence ATGGCAGATCATAATGACTTCGGAAAACTGGCAGAGGAGCTTGCAAAAAGTTACCTTCAGGATAAAGGGTATCAGATCAAAGATTCCAATTTCCGCTATCAGAAAGCTGAGATTGATATTATTGCATACTACAACGGTCAGATTATCATGGTTGAGGTAAAAGCACGGGCCAATGATGTATTCCTGGAGCCTCATGAAGCCGTGAACCGCAAAAAAATCCGGCTGATCGTAACGGCGGCAGATGAGTATATGAAAAAAAATAACCTGGACGAAGAAGTTCGTTTTGACATCATCTCAGTACTGCCGGACCCTTCCGGCAAACTGCAAATTACCCACATAGAAAGCGCGTTCGAAGCGATGGACGCTAATTAG
- a CDS encoding LD-carboxypeptidase, whose product MSNILFPPSLKPGDRIAVISPAGTVTEEQLKKGLALIEANGYEAVPGKHLYTDYRHGYNFAGTEQQRAEDINWALNSEDISAVWTSRGGYGCQHLLQHIDLTKFLQKPRWYIGYSDNTVIQSYLLQHGFASIHAQTIKTSGFGVSESGYSLTFDILKGKIPDYDIDVNPYNRPGTAEGLLVGGNLALIYALMGTTYSFNFEDKILFIEEIGEKYYALDRMLMALELAGVFSQIKGLIIGGMTLMEDETENPNYEDSFDDFSFQVIAHRIKKYDFPAIFGFPNGHIFDNRPLIIGAHVYMSAGDEVSVKMNN is encoded by the coding sequence ATGAGTAATATTTTATTCCCACCTTCCCTGAAGCCGGGTGACCGCATTGCGGTTATCTCTCCCGCAGGAACGGTGACTGAAGAGCAACTGAAAAAAGGACTGGCTTTAATTGAAGCCAACGGTTATGAAGCCGTTCCCGGTAAACATCTTTATACAGATTACAGGCATGGCTATAATTTTGCCGGTACTGAACAGCAGAGAGCTGAAGATATAAACTGGGCCCTGAACAGCGAAGACATCTCGGCTGTCTGGACTTCGCGCGGCGGCTACGGATGCCAACATTTACTGCAGCATATTGACCTGACGAAATTCCTCCAAAAACCCAGGTGGTATATTGGCTACTCGGATAATACAGTGATCCAAAGCTACCTTCTGCAGCACGGATTTGCCTCCATACATGCCCAAACCATCAAGACTTCGGGTTTTGGTGTTTCTGAATCCGGCTATTCCTTGACCTTTGATATTTTGAAGGGTAAAATCCCCGATTACGATATTGATGTTAATCCCTATAACCGACCCGGTACGGCGGAAGGATTGCTAGTAGGTGGAAACTTGGCGCTCATATATGCGCTGATGGGTACAACCTACTCCTTCAACTTCGAGGATAAAATTCTTTTCATTGAGGAAATTGGCGAAAAATACTACGCTTTGGACCGAATGCTTATGGCTCTGGAACTAGCAGGCGTTTTCAGCCAGATTAAAGGTCTTATTATTGGTGGAATGACTCTGATGGAGGATGAAACCGAAAACCCGAATTATGAGGACAGTTTTGATGATTTTTCCTTTCAAGTCATCGCTCACAGAATAAAAAAATATGATTTCCCCGCCATTTTCGGGTTTCCCAATGGTCATATTTTTGACAACCGCCCTCTGATCATCGGTGCACATGTCTATATGAGCGCCGGAGATGAGGTGAGCGTGAAAATGAATAATTAG
- a CDS encoding LysE family translocator: MVELILSAVGLGIMLSLVFIGPIFFLLIETSFSRGPRHALALDLGVLVADVICIVAAYFASGDLVEIIDKHPGFYRITAFIILIYAVYMIVSRTKMHLTGEEKMISQNYFRTFLNGFFFNILNIGVVLFWLVTVISVRNAYPDLDDFLLYMTLVIGTYLAIDFLKITLAKQFHNKLTQRLANQIRRGVGFILIGFSIFIFLQSFKMFNQFDKQLEEAERKEQKSLKL, from the coding sequence ATGGTAGAACTTATATTGTCAGCAGTAGGACTGGGAATAATGCTGAGTCTGGTATTTATCGGACCTATATTTTTCCTTCTTATTGAAACCAGTTTTTCAAGGGGGCCGCGCCATGCACTTGCACTGGATCTGGGTGTCCTGGTGGCTGATGTAATCTGTATTGTCGCAGCTTATTTTGCGAGTGGTGATTTGGTAGAAATCATTGACAAACACCCGGGATTTTACCGGATTACAGCGTTTATAATCCTCATATATGCGGTTTATATGATTGTTTCCAGAACCAAAATGCATCTTACAGGCGAAGAGAAAATGATCAGTCAGAATTATTTCAGAACCTTCCTGAACGGTTTCTTTTTCAATATTCTGAATATCGGTGTTGTACTGTTCTGGCTGGTAACGGTTATATCCGTACGAAATGCCTATCCGGACCTGGACGATTTTCTGCTTTACATGACATTGGTGATCGGCACCTACCTGGCCATAGATTTTCTTAAGATTACGCTGGCCAAACAGTTCCACAACAAACTGACACAGCGGCTAGCCAACCAGATACGCCGTGGTGTAGGTTTTATCCTCATAGGTTTCAGTATATTTATCTTTCTGCAGAGTTTCAAGATGTTCAATCAGTTTGATAAGCAACTTGAAGAAGCGGAAAGGAAGGAACAGAAAAGCCTTAAACTATGA
- the rnr gene encoding ribonuclease R, protein MAKRKYISSKNNQKLQEIGRTILQFMNKQSSKIYNYKQIADGIDFKNPRQRELVVQALHKLLADQRIEEVSKGKYIINLRIEGTLTGIIDFNQSGNAYVNVEELDDDVFIHSKNVKDALQGDTVVIVTYQYKGKKMEGSVVEVTHRKRTDFVGTFEYIPHKEFGFVVSDKKNFNTDIFVRKDKFNGAKHGDKVVVKMIGWRPGDKNPEGEITQVLGAPGEHETEIHSILAEYGLPYEFPEEVELEADAIDREIRDEEVAKRWDMRNILTLTIDPKDAKDFDDALSIRKLENGNWEIGVHIADVSHYVRPGTRLDDEAYSRATSIYLVDRVVPMLPEVLSNGVCSLRPNEDKYTFSAVFEMDDQAEIRKEWFGRTVTHSDRRFTYEEAQERIETGQGELAEEILTFDRLAKILRAKRIRDGAITFDRSEVRFNLDENNEPVGVYFKISKDSNHLIEEFMLLANRKVSEFVSLNRKGTPTNNTFIYRIHDDPNPTKLEALRDFVSTFGYKMDLANTKKVTESMNTLLQKVKGKPEENMIETLAMRSMSKAVYSTNPIGHYGLGFEYYSHFTSPIRRYPDLIAHRLLQHYLDGGKSPNRNDVEEKAKHCSAMERLAADAERDSIKFMQVKFMEKHLGETFEGVISGVAEFGFWVQIPENGAEGLIKLRDLTDDSYSFDASTHAVRGSRHGKQFQLGDKVKIKVMKANLIAKQLDFKIVD, encoded by the coding sequence ATGGCAAAACGTAAATACATTTCCTCAAAAAATAATCAAAAACTTCAGGAAATTGGTAGGACCATTCTGCAGTTTATGAATAAGCAGTCTTCAAAAATTTACAATTATAAGCAGATTGCGGACGGTATTGATTTTAAGAATCCGCGTCAGCGGGAACTCGTTGTGCAGGCATTGCATAAACTTCTGGCCGACCAGCGGATTGAAGAAGTCTCCAAAGGAAAATACATCATTAACCTCCGGATCGAAGGTACACTTACCGGAATTATAGATTTCAACCAGAGCGGAAATGCCTATGTGAATGTGGAAGAGCTGGACGATGACGTTTTTATTCACTCCAAAAATGTTAAAGATGCTCTGCAGGGGGATACTGTGGTTATTGTAACCTACCAGTATAAGGGTAAAAAGATGGAAGGTTCTGTGGTAGAGGTCACGCACCGCAAACGTACCGATTTTGTAGGAACCTTTGAATACATCCCTCATAAGGAATTTGGTTTTGTTGTATCCGACAAGAAGAATTTCAACACCGATATCTTTGTTAGGAAAGACAAATTCAACGGTGCCAAGCATGGCGATAAAGTTGTGGTGAAGATGATTGGCTGGCGCCCCGGTGACAAGAACCCTGAAGGCGAAATAACCCAAGTATTGGGCGCACCCGGCGAGCATGAAACAGAGATACACTCTATACTCGCCGAATACGGTCTTCCATATGAATTTCCCGAAGAGGTTGAACTGGAAGCAGATGCCATAGACCGTGAGATCAGGGATGAGGAGGTCGCAAAACGGTGGGATATGAGAAATATCCTCACCTTAACTATAGACCCAAAGGATGCCAAGGATTTTGACGATGCACTTTCTATCCGGAAACTGGAGAATGGTAACTGGGAAATTGGAGTGCATATTGCCGATGTATCGCATTATGTACGTCCCGGTACCCGCCTGGATGATGAAGCGTACAGCAGAGCCACCTCTATCTATCTGGTAGACCGCGTTGTTCCAATGTTACCGGAAGTATTGAGTAATGGCGTCTGTTCATTGAGACCTAACGAAGATAAGTATACTTTCTCTGCTGTATTTGAAATGGATGATCAGGCAGAAATCCGGAAAGAATGGTTCGGACGTACCGTAACCCACTCCGACAGAAGATTCACCTACGAGGAAGCCCAGGAAAGAATTGAAACCGGACAGGGAGAGCTTGCAGAGGAAATTCTGACCTTTGACCGCCTTGCTAAAATACTGAGGGCTAAAAGAATACGCGATGGAGCGATTACATTTGACCGAAGTGAAGTCCGCTTCAACCTAGATGAAAACAACGAGCCGGTAGGTGTTTATTTCAAGATAAGCAAGGATTCCAACCATCTCATTGAAGAATTTATGTTGCTGGCCAACCGTAAAGTTTCGGAATTTGTTTCACTGAACAGAAAGGGTACACCCACAAACAATACATTTATCTACCGTATCCACGACGATCCTAATCCCACCAAACTGGAGGCACTGCGTGATTTTGTATCTACCTTCGGCTATAAAATGGATCTGGCAAACACCAAAAAGGTTACGGAAAGCATGAACACACTTTTGCAGAAAGTGAAAGGGAAGCCGGAAGAGAATATGATTGAGACCCTGGCTATGAGGTCCATGAGTAAAGCGGTCTATTCCACCAATCCTATTGGCCATTATGGACTGGGATTTGAGTATTATTCGCACTTTACCTCGCCTATCAGGCGTTATCCCGACCTCATTGCACACCGACTCCTTCAGCATTATCTGGATGGCGGAAAATCTCCCAACCGCAATGATGTGGAGGAAAAAGCCAAGCACTGTTCCGCTATGGAACGTCTGGCCGCAGACGCCGAGCGCGACAGCATAAAATTCATGCAGGTGAAATTCATGGAAAAGCACCTTGGAGAAACTTTCGAAGGTGTGATCTCCGGTGTAGCAGAATTCGGTTTCTGGGTACAGATTCCGGAGAACGGTGCCGAAGGTCTGATAAAACTTCGTGATCTTACCGATGACAGTTATTCTTTTGATGCCAGTACTCACGCGGTACGAGGCTCAAGGCACGGAAAGCAGTTCCAGCTGGGAGATAAAGTGAAAATTAAGGTGATGAAAGCCAATCTTATAGCTAAACAGCTTGATTTTAAAATTGTAGATTAA
- the rpiB gene encoding ribose 5-phosphate isomerase B, translated as MKKIAIACDHAGFEYKEIIKKHFADRCDIQDFGTDSTESVDYPDFVHPAADSVESGVNILGILICGSGNGVQMSANKHKDIRCALCWMPELAELARKHNNANMIAIPARFIAVELAIDIIEKFLSTEFEGGRHEGRVAKIACC; from the coding sequence ATGAAGAAAATAGCTATAGCGTGTGACCACGCAGGATTTGAATATAAAGAGATAATTAAAAAGCACTTTGCTGACCGTTGTGATATACAGGATTTCGGGACAGATTCTACTGAGTCTGTTGATTATCCGGACTTCGTGCACCCGGCAGCGGACTCCGTGGAAAGCGGTGTTAACATCTTGGGAATACTGATTTGTGGCAGTGGAAACGGTGTACAGATGTCTGCGAACAAGCATAAAGACATCCGGTGTGCCCTATGCTGGATGCCGGAACTGGCTGAACTGGCCCGAAAACATAATAATGCCAATATGATTGCCATACCTGCCCGTTTTATTGCTGTTGAACTTGCCATTGACATCATTGAGAAATTTCTTAGCACGGAGTTTGAGGGAGGCAGACATGAAGGCAGAGTGGCGAAAATAGCCTGCTGCTAA